From the genome of Acidobacteriota bacterium:
ACACGCGGTCGCAGCGGCGCGCGAAGTCATGATTGTGGGTGACGATGAGGGAGGTGAGCCCGTGCTCGTGATGCAATCTGGAGATCAGCTCGAAGACCAACTCGGCGTTCCGGCTATCCAGATCGCCGGTCGGCTCGTCGGCCATGAGCAACTGAGGGCGGGTGATGAGCGCGCGCGCTAACGCGACCCGCTGTTGCTCGCCCCCGCTGAGCTCGCCCGAACGATGGTGCGCGCGTTCTCCCAAACCGACTTCGCGCAACCACCCGAGGGCTTCCCGCTCGGCCTCAGACTTATCGCGGCCCCGCATCAACAGCGGCATGGCCACGTTTTCCACCGCGGTGAATTCGGGCAGCAAGTAGTGAAACTGCCATACGAATCCTATTTCTTTATTCCTGAATTCCGCCGCCGCATCGTCTGAGAGCGATCGCAGCTTCATTGTGGCGCAGTATACGTCACCGGCAGAAGCGCTATCAAGCGCGCCGAGGATGTGCAACAAGGTACTCTTGCCGCTTCCGCTCTCGCCTACGATCGCCAACATCTCTCCCTTCCGTACCCGGAAGGACAAGTTTTCAAAGAGCACCAAGTCGGACTGTCCGCTGCGGAAGACCTTCTTGAGGTTCTCCACCCGCAGCAGCTCTGCCGTCTCGTCTATTGGATGCACTCGTCCTCCGGTTGGAAGCGAAGATTCCGCGCTCCATCCCCCGCAATCGGCGCGGGTTTCCCCGTGCTTCCTATTAGAACCCGGCGACCCGGCGCGGGGTTCCGCCTGCGAGGTTACCAAAGTCGGGCAA
Proteins encoded in this window:
- a CDS encoding ABC transporter ATP-binding protein; protein product: MDETAELLRVENLKKVFRSGQSDLVLFENLSFRVRKGEMLAIVGESGSGKSTLLHILGALDSASAGDVYCATMKLRSLSDDAAAEFRNKEIGFVWQFHYLLPEFTAVENVAMPLLMRGRDKSEAEREALGWLREVGLGERAHHRSGELSGGEQQRVALARALITRPQLLMADEPTGDLDSRNAELVFELISRLHHEHGLTSLIVTHNHDFARRCDRVLRLAGGRVEELSPESLPA